The following coding sequences lie in one Pantanalinema sp. genomic window:
- a CDS encoding Ig-like domain-containing protein — protein MPPRSNRSSRLLVSLALLLLVGCMATEDPLPGAGTAPTSSADGEDGFSSALPPTATPTASSAPTPTPTSPPRSSAVAIAPLAPEVWLSSSEAVGAALGQPGFAQLTATVTMTDGSHHGRVDWVSLSPGIAAVDRMGVVTAVGTGEGPGPWNVTVQAIAADGKAVGVRNVVVRAEGDVAVSVE, from the coding sequence ATGCCGCCACGCTCGAACCGCTCGTCTCGCCTCCTCGTCAGCCTCGCCTTGCTCCTGCTGGTCGGGTGCATGGCGACCGAGGACCCGTTGCCCGGGGCCGGCACGGCCCCCACTTCGAGCGCCGACGGTGAGGACGGCTTCTCGTCGGCGCTGCCTCCGACCGCCACGCCCACCGCGTCGAGCGCCCCCACCCCGACCCCCACGTCGCCGCCCCGCTCGAGCGCGGTGGCGATCGCGCCGCTCGCCCCCGAAGTCTGGCTGAGCTCCTCCGAGGCCGTGGGCGCTGCGCTGGGCCAGCCGGGCTTCGCTCAGCTCACCGCGACCGTGACCATGACCGACGGCTCCCATCACGGGCGCGTGGACTGGGTCTCGCTGAGCCCCGGCATCGCGGCCGTCGATCGGATGGGGGTGGTGACGGCCGTCGGCACAGGGGAGGGTCCCGGCCCCTGGAACGTGACGGTCCAGGCGATCGCCGCGGACGGCAAGGCCGTCGGGGTTCGCAACGTGGTCGTGCGCGCCGAGGGCGACGTCGCCGTGTCCGTGGAGTAG
- a CDS encoding IPT/TIG domain-containing protein, with the protein MHDVTGWVSKVLGGAAWLVAALCLVACPAARTPDAAPEKSLFGRVVFPRYRAQALIEEVATAATVSVIDPVRNETVATSLTDAQGRFRMGFKKQTLANQVYYLEAVKGLSSNAVGKDAVRVRTFIQYQGGGWRSLTSAAPGFAILINQSTTALCLMVSLRESTSPVDPLTLLGRLYPGVPAGDSPDTFVNNPGVTGVQEGDFASLRALVATLLADDRDPFDGVRYENGAYDLKIGFGASLSVTDLDPALATAGDTVSVRGSGFTASASVVFSPAATADLLQATPTALKVRVPQGAATGEVRVSVGGQSATASFTLVPLVSGGLQP; encoded by the coding sequence ATGCACGACGTGACGGGATGGGTGAGCAAGGTGCTTGGAGGCGCGGCGTGGCTGGTGGCCGCGCTGTGCCTCGTCGCGTGCCCGGCAGCCCGCACGCCGGACGCGGCCCCCGAGAAAAGCCTCTTCGGCCGGGTCGTGTTTCCGCGGTATCGCGCGCAGGCCCTCATCGAGGAGGTCGCGACCGCCGCGACGGTGTCGGTGATCGACCCGGTCCGGAACGAGACCGTCGCGACCAGCCTGACCGACGCCCAGGGGCGCTTCCGGATGGGCTTCAAGAAGCAGACGCTCGCGAACCAGGTCTATTACCTCGAGGCGGTGAAGGGCCTCTCCTCGAACGCGGTCGGCAAGGACGCCGTGCGGGTCCGCACCTTCATCCAGTACCAAGGCGGCGGCTGGCGCTCGCTCACGAGCGCCGCCCCCGGCTTCGCCATCCTCATCAACCAGTCGACCACGGCCCTCTGCCTCATGGTCAGCCTGCGAGAGTCCACCTCGCCCGTCGACCCGCTGACGCTGCTCGGGCGGCTCTACCCGGGGGTCCCGGCCGGCGATTCGCCGGACACCTTCGTCAACAACCCCGGCGTCACGGGCGTCCAGGAGGGCGACTTCGCCAGCCTGCGCGCCCTGGTCGCGACCCTCTTGGCCGACGATCGCGATCCCTTCGACGGGGTGCGCTACGAGAACGGCGCCTATGACCTGAAAATCGGCTTCGGGGCGAGCCTGAGCGTGACGGACCTGGATCCGGCCCTGGCCACGGCGGGCGACACGGTCTCGGTCCGAGGGTCGGGCTTTACCGCTTCCGCGAGCGTCGTCTTCAGCCCCGCAGCGACGGCGGACCTCCTCCAGGCGACCCCCACGGCGCTCAAGGTCCGCGTCCCGCAAGGAGCGGCCACGGGTGAGGTG